AAGTCTGCCTTCACCTGAGGTTGCCCATCTCATCCTTCAGGTTGTACATCTCCAGCAGGTTCATCTGGGGGAGGTCAGTGGAAGGCAGGTCCTGGATCTGCTTTAGGTACCTGTAAGCCCCCCAAAATAGGATACATTCACTCTCCTACCTTTCCCTAGCCCCTTCTCCTATGTACTGTTAGGTCACTGTGACTTGGCTGGGAAACATGAATCTATGATAGATACTGGGAAACCTATTCACTCAACTAGAGGTTGGTTCAGTTTAGGTGTAGCATTCCCAAATTTGACTCACCGCTCCATGGTCCCAAACAACCAGTGGGGCTCCTTAGTGAAGGGCATCTCCATACCGTGGAAACGGGCCATCTTTGTGGCAATGGCTCCTGACAACACTGGGTCCCGCAGCTCTTGAGTTTTCAATGGCCGGCTCTGTACCCAGTAACCTATCAGGGTGATGAGGGGGCTGGGGCGGGAGGGGGTAAGGGATATGGGATGGAAGGAGATCAAGGTCTTAGGGAAATTTCCCTACCTAGGATGTAAAGGCACACAATGGGGAAGGGCAAGGACttagtaaaaacaacaaaaactgggcTCTTACTGGGAGGTACTGTTCCAGGCGGCCCTCTGGAAACACTCCATAGAGTTGGGGCCCTAATGCTCTCTCTGCAAGAATGGCGAACATCACACTCTCTAATACCAAGGAGTCTACACCCTGAAGGAAGATGGCAAAGGAGCCCAAGTCAGAGGTGAGTGGGCACGGGTGCAAAGGAATGTTTTCTTCACCCATCACAGCTGGGACTTCTGGTCTTACTGATTGGGGATTCTGGAGCAGCATACTCGGGTACACAATTACCACAACAGTTTCTGCATCACTTGCTCACTTCAAACTATGGCCCTCGCTCCCCCTCACCTGCAGGATGGCCCCATACAGACGTAGCAGCACCTCGCGGGGCTCCTCGCCCACACTGGGCAGGTGGTTCGGTAGCGAGCATCGGAAGAGCAGGTTGCTAAGGCCTCCGCTGCAGATCCACACCGGTCAGGCTCAGCAAAAAGTCTCCCGGATTGGTGAGACCCACCCTAGCCCCTACTCCGGAAAGGATCTCACCAAGCCCCCAGGGAGATCCCGACCCCCTCCCAGCACAGGAGTCTGCCGACCTGGTCTTGGCTCcgccccctttccctcccccctcccccgcgtAGCACTGACAGCATCGAAATAGGGAGTGTCTTGAGGACCccgaggttgacctctgacctcacgGGGCAAACGCTCAGCTCCTCCGGCCGGGCTCGGCGCCAGGCCCCGCCCAGGTACTCTCGGCACCACTGATAGGCTCGGCGCTGCGCGTCACGAGACAGCGAGGAAGCGCGCCGCCGATTGGGGACTGCCGCCGGGCACTTAGCATCCTGTAAACTGTCCTTGGTCAAACAGCCGCCGACAGTCCCTCCTCCGGCTACACCTGTCCGGTCCGCCGCCATGACGTGGACTGTGCTGGGCTCTACGCCTGCCGGTCGGTGCTCAGCAACCTTCAGGTGGGCTCAGCGCCTTCCGGCTCGGCTCGGTTCCGCTTCCGGCCAGTCCGGAACGTCTCCGGGCGTACTCGGCTCTTGGCGAGTGTCTTCGGCTGTCTTCGTGGTCCGAGTCCTGGGACTGTCTCCAAGTGAAGTGAAGAGTCTCTGGGGTGCGGTGTTCCCCGGGGCGGGGTGGGGAGCGCTCTGGCCACGCCCTGTAAGGCGGGTCTCTGTAAAGACAGGCTCCTGCGTGGACTGTCCCCAACCGAGGAAGTGACGTCGGCCAATCCGGGGCGCCGTGGACGGTTGGACATTATCTAACAACGTTTCCCGGAGCCAGGCTCTGGCCAATGAATGGGCAATGGTGCTAGGTCGCGGCTTCCTTATGGCACCTGCCTTGTGAGACACCCGACTAGGGCGTAGAGTGGTCGAGCACCTAATGGCACTTGGTGAGTGAATAGGATGGAATTTTAGGTTCCAACAATTCCCCTTTCCACAAGGCAGCGTGTATATGTAATGCTGGAAGGTATAATTAGAATCAGTCCGGCGTATTCAGCGCTGCAGGGACCTCATTGGTACTATGAATGTGACCCAATACAATAAACTTAAATTTTATgaggtggctttttttttcatgatttttgtgtgtgtgacttacgTTAAATATCGGGGAGCGGGGGGGGGCGGGAGGCGGGTTCGCATTAGTGGCCAGTCCAGAAAGGAAGCCAAGACAATTCATAATTCTTTTGAAGGATGAGGTTTATTAAAATGAAAGGGCCTCAAAGCCGTGAGTGGGCTTTGGCCTGTGGGAGAGAGAATCACattgaaacaataaaatatatggaGCTCTAAACGGGAGATCTTAAAGTTAAGAAAAGAGTTCCCTTTAAAGTCTAAGGAGGAACTTCATTAAGAGTGTGTAAGAGAGCCAGGCTCTGGTGCAAGCCTTTCTTccccacattcaggaggcagaaactcGGTTAGttacctgtgagttcaagggcacccTAGTCTACATATCaagctccagaccagccaaggctacagaatgagaaaagagatgccttgagaATGAATGGGAAGCAGGCAGAGGAGTTGAGAACAGCCGTCAGCGCAGTCTGCAATCTCTGGAAACTCCGAGAAGTTACTAGACCAATCTCCCAAATAAAAGAGGAACTTGgtcgttttttcttttttaaaataacttttagtaTTGATGGGAAATTTCACATCACCTTATCTAGTTCAACATAGCTAATATACAGGACAAAGACTATGGAGCTAGGTACTGGTTAGGACCATAAATCATGGGCTGTTGTCAGTTCTGAGTTGCAGTGGCCTGAAGATGCAGGCTAGTGTGTGGGTGGGCCGGCTAACATTACTTGGACCATGAACTTTGTGGAGAGTGAACTTTGTCGACAATAACATTGTGTCATGTTGCAATGTTAACAAGTTGGACCTTCCTGGAGATATTAAGTGGGGATTTTATTTTTGGCTAGTATGAAAGCCTGGGGGAGAGTCATAAGCTCTGCCTTCTGGACAGAGGTTCTAGGTGAAAGTGGCCTTGATTCTGGTGTCTGATTGGAGCATGCTTGACCATATCATTCCGGTCtactttttccctccctccccccccctctctctcctttagaCAGAAttagacagtatttctctgtgtaacagccctggatgtcctggaactctctttgcagaccaggctggccttgaactctcagaaatccccctacctctgcctcccaagtgctgggattctgctTTTTACATAACTGCCCCTATCAGTAAATCAAATAAGGTCTGAGTTGGCACAGTTTGTCCTTTAATTGTGGTTTATTAGAGGTCAGTTTCTTACCCTGTGAGTCATGACCATATGAGGTTGACTGAATGTGGCTCTTGGCAAAAGATTCGGGAACAGTAAGGGTTTCTGAACAAGTaatcagaaattaattttttaaatccagACATAGTGAATTCAGGATGTTTCATTGTAACCTCAGCTTTGAACACATAGAATGTATACTTCTAACTGTACGTGCTGTCATGCAGAAACAGCTTAGCTAGGATTGGAGACTACTGGATATTATAGAAGCAGTTGGTAGGTTAGGTCAGTTTCCTGTCTCTGGCCAAgttcttatccattcttcctcTTAAGAATGGAGTGGaaagacagcaaagagaaaatggaataaCTATTTCCATAATAAAGAATTCCAAGGGTCTTGGTGGTAAGAgctatttctgaaatatttctaaGCATATTTCTGTCATTCTCTACTACATAGTTAAAGCCACATTCTCAGTActgataaaatcaaaatatcaatttTGGAAAAAATGTTGAAGATGTTCTGCACCCTAGAGTATCAAAGATTCAGCCAAAATTTAATGTTTtgatgttattttggtttttttgtttgtttgtttgtttgtttttgagatagggtttctctatgttgacctggctagcttggaattcactctatagagtgaccaggctggccttgaacttggagatctgcctacctctgccactcctgaatgctgggattaaaggtgtgagccaccactgcccagccaaaatttaatgttttatgtaGACATAAGCATGTCTATATCATTAGGGAGCAATTTTAGGGTAAAGTTATATGTATTCCTAAGaattgtttttaagtattttatgaattattatCACGAAATGTTTAATTTGTATACTCACTTTATATTACCTATATACTGGGGGTTGAGTGTTAATTTTTCAGGTAAACAAAGTCACTAGTGGAAAAAGTTGATGAATCTCTGTTAGGAGTAGGAACTCCTACTGTTGGCTTCTCTCTTGCAAAGAGATTTGATTAAAGGGGAGAAAAACAAGAGCATCTTCAGGAAATATCCAAAACAGAAACTCTTGTTCAGATCTTCAAGAGAAGGCAAATAGTCTTGTTGCCTGTTAGTTTTCTTGTTTCAGTTCCTCCAACTAAATATTTATAGATGAGAAGTTTGAAGTCTACCTAACACAAAGATTATTGCAGCAAAAAtagcacacacagagagcacaGTACACAAAGTCATAGCTCAGTGAatgacatggtgtgtgtgtgtgtgtgtgtgtgtgtgtgtgtgtgtgtgtgtgtgtgtgtgtgtgtgtgtgttagtggagCAGCATTTGCCCCTGGGAGTGTCCAGATGGTCCACAGTTCCTTTTTCAGGCCAAACTCTGACCTATATGCAACTGTAGAAAACTGTGCGTACAAAATAAGGCCTAGAAGGAATAATGTCTTGCAAAGCTAAATAAGTCCTCAAGGACAGGATTGTAAAGAGGAACTCAAATAAAGAGGTCAAAGAGCCCGATTGCTCAAGTTTTGCTTGCAGAGCTATCTTTAGGAGCTAGCTAAATGATACATAAACATCAGTGGAAAACATAATTTTTCATTCCTGAAGTGAATGCAGAGTCCTGTGCCCCTGTCTACCACTACCCTCCTTTCCCAGCACCCGTGTTGCCCACAGCTGTACTAATCAGGACAGATTTTTATGTTTGTACTGAGGTGTGGGACAGGGCTGGGTCCTTCTTTAATTATACCTGGCAGGATGTACCTTGTGGGTTGGGTCATTTTGAATGACGAAGGAACCTGACTGGGTGAGATAAGGTCAGGGGGACCTTTGAAGTTTCTGCTTGTATTGGCCAATATCCTGAGTTTAGTGAGACTGAGGGGTAGTTAGCCCACCTCTTactagagagaagaaaaaaagccacTCCAGCATGGCCAAGAACATGGAAATAAGCCATCTCAGTTCAAAAGGTAATTGGAGATCTGTGTAGTAGCACGAACAATAAAAATCCAgtaacagatattggggttcaagttgaagattagagaagcaaagcaaccagccactggagagttctcacctctatcaaTGCCCAGACCAAAGGGGCTATCCACTGAACCTTAGGTTGCTTCTCCAggctgcactgctctccaccaagtctcagaatcctagactgcccTCAgagactgaaaggttcaggctttaatgctgatggcaatatctctttaagagacagaccccgccccctgacaacagtcatggcacgcacaggaaaactgctacgtcatcaccacgtcacccgccacgcattacggcctgtgtgaggactctgggcatgcgtggaacctcagtgcacatgcgcagtcttcactttaaaagttccaacttccctgttGCTCACtctttactctctactctctctctctctcttctctcttctcccacttacacattctctctgcctctctatggccaccggccatggcggtcagccattacccctgttcctcttttctattagtctccctactctgccgggcccatataataaactagtcaatatgtctcatcttgcgcctttctctttttcttcaaaaacataacagaGACTACACTGAGATCCTTATAtactctccagtgctgggattaaaggcatgaactctatttctcttttacacTGATGCACTctaatgtagccctgggtggccttaaactcacagagatccatctgcttctctctcctgagtcctgggattaaaggtgtgtgccactactgcccagcttttatcgctaactagtgtggctggctttgtatCCTTCAGGcagtctttattaaatcataaataatatatcaccacagggtgtagtggcacatgcctttaatcacagcacttgggaggtagaggcaagtgaatttctgtgagtttaaggccagactagtttacatagtgagttccaggacagccagggttgtataattagaccctgtttccaaataaaagggttgggggtggggcagagtggtattttgaataagaatggccctcataggctcatagatttgaatgctcattcaccagggagtggcactattaggaggtatggccttgttggaataggtgtggtcttgatggaggaagtgtgtaactgggggtggactttgaggtttcaaatgccaagtcaggtccagtgtctctcttttcctgctgcctatggatctggatgtagaattctcaagcttctccagcaccatgtttccctacatgctgccatgctttctgccatgaactaaacctctgaactataagcaagccccatggagtctcttcacagcaataaaaccccgaCTAAGACAGAGAGTGTGGGGATTTGAATgcaaatggccccaaagggagtgacactgttaggaggtgtggccttattggaggaagagtgtcactggggtgggctttgaggtctcagatgcttgGGCCAGACCCAGTGTTTCACTGTCTTTCTGCTGTCTgccaatctggatgtagaacttcATGCCATGTTTGCTTGTGttctgccatgcttcccaacCCAATGCctatggactaaaactctgaactgtaagtcagccccaattaagtgctttcctttataagcgttgctgtggtcatggtgtctcttcacagcaacagaaaccctaactaagccacgcggtggtggaacatgcctttagtcccagcacttgggaggcagacgcaggcagatctctgagttagagaccagcctggtctacaagagctagttccaggacaggctccaaaaccacagagaaaccctgcctcgaaaagcataaataaataaataaataaataaataaataaataaatccctaactaagacagagagtAATTGGGGTTTAGGCTGACCTAATCCAGGATGTCTCTCCCTAACTGTCTGCCTATTTACAGAAGAAGTATCGTTTGTCTTCCCTCAGTCTTTTGAAACCATTTGAGAGGAGACTTGAAGAGCATGTGCCTGCAGTGCTCATTCTGCATAAGATAAACTTCACTGAGGAGCAGCTTGGGCTGGTAAAATATGTGGTGTAGCATGACTCTATAACTGATGGCCAGAAGCACAAGTGATTAACCACTGGGTATCCCCAGTGGGAGAAATATGAGCCTGTAGGGTCTCCTTCCCTCAGGGATGAGGGTGGGGAGGACAGTTCTGTATCCTTTCCTCTGCCCCAAGACCCCATTTTGGTACTTCAGGTTATAGGAGCTCTCATTTCACCAAGCTCTACTCTTAAGTTCCTTTTGCTGGGAGTGAAGCCATTCCTTCTGTTCCTGTCACAGCTCTGAGGACTCCTACTTGGTGCCTGCTCTGTTTAGGCCCCATTTGAGGTGTCTGCTCTGCTTAGgattgggaggcaaaggaaggacaAGGACCTTGAGTCTGCATGAAGGATGAGGGCAGGAAGTGTGGAGATGAGGTGGCTCGagggaagatatatatatatatatatatatatatatatatatatatattcaagtaaGAAGTTAAAGTAGCAATAATCCAGGCTTAAGGCCTGAGTTTATATGCCCTTAGGTATGACACACTCCTCTATTGCATAGTTTCTGGACCTCAGAAGTAAAAActattaacttttgtttttagtaAAGGTATCCTACCCCCCTGAATCTTTGCAATCTAGAGTTTTACCATATCAACTATACTCTTGTCAAGTATACAGTGGTCACCATCCTGTGATCTCATTTAAATTCCTTAGCGATCCTTTGAAGTTAATAATTTCATGACTGATACAAACGGTACATATGGCTATTGTCAAAATAAATGACATATTACTCTTATTTGAGAGAAGTCctgcttggtttattttttaaatttttatttattttttgttttttcaagacaggatttctctgtgcaacagtcctggctgtcctggaacttactctgtagaccaggctggcctcaaactcacagaaatctggttgtctctgccttctgagtgctgggattaaaggcaagcaccactgccacctggcttttttttttttcttcaaaaggaACTTAAGAGTAGGTCCATAGGCCAACCTGTTTGTCATTTTCTTGAtagatgattgatgtggaagagcccagcccactgtggtagGTGGGCCTGGGATGTGTAAGCCAATGCAGGAggagcaagccggtaagcagcactcctccctggcttctgcttcagctcctgctttcAAGGGTCTgcactgacttcctttgatgatggactgtgatgtggagtgcaagacaaataaaccctttttccccaagttgcttttggtcatgtttatttatttattatgtatatagtgttctgccggCATGTAtcactgcaggccagaagacggcatccgatttcattacagatggttgcaagccactatcttgtttctgggaattgaactcaggatctctggaagaacagtcaatgctcttaacccctgagccatctctccagccctggtcatgatgttttatcacagcaacagaagcactAAGACATTCATACTAGGGTTCTTGGTTGTGCCTCACTTTTTTCCTGAGTACCTTCCTATTAACCCCTATGCTTAAATGTGTGtttcaaatgtcttttaataAACTCTAACTCTGTTTCATACTGGCTTGTCCTGAAAATTCCTTTCTTCAGTGAGGCCAGGAATCCAGTTTTACCTGTGTAGACATTTCTGAAAAGAATTCCTCAGGTTGCTGGGGGAGGTACCAGAAGAGTGTGGAGATGTCTCTAACCCAGTTGCTGCTGTCTGTAAGAGCAGGTTTGGCGGTCAGCGTAGATTGGGGAATGCCTGAAGGAAATGTCTTGGTGTAGCACAGCAAAAGTATATGCCACATACATTTTCTCTACAATGTGGAACCAGGGCAGCAAAATATGTGCAAATATCCCCACACATATGGAATGATAGGGCACAGGGAGGCTTACATGAGCAACAGACAATAAAAACGTGGAGTGCAGGAGCTAAATAAAGCATTATCGTGCAACCCCATCACTTGTTTCAGTTTACTAAGGAGAGTGAGGTTGGCAGCTTCTGAACAGGGATGCTACTTTCTTTCACACTCTGAAATACACAGACCTTCCTACTATATTTCATGGCATGCCAGCATGACATAAATCCTGTCATGTTTCATCTGCAACATACTTTTGACCTCTGGTTTGGCCCCTATCTACTTCCATTTTGGAACAATTCTTAGGACAAAGTCGGGTTTTTTTTGTCAAAGTTCATCCTTAGTTAAAAAATGTTCTACTAATGACTTCTTTTTGTCCCCTTATCCTtttactcatatttttttttaccctgCTTCctttgttactgtaacaaaaataaagatcTAGTCATAAGACAATGACATACTAAAATAAATTCACCAACTTACCAATGGATAACTGAATCCAAATTGTGTTTATGACAGAATGAAACAAACTACATCATTTATCCACATGCAGCTAaactgaaaattctttttttctacaagttttttttttcagattttaatgatacttgattgtttttttttttcagggcagggtttctctgtgtacttttggagcccatcctgggacttgctccatagaccaggctggccttgaactcacagagatctgcctgcctctgcctcctgagtgctggcattaaaggcgtgcaccactatggACTGGCAAGAAACCTCTACTTCAGTAGGGTTTTTCTCAACCATCCCTTTATGGTACTTAAGAGAGAATGTCAGACTTACAGTCTTAGGAGATGCAATGAGAACACGTTTATTTAAGCAAAGTATAAGTGTACCACCAAGGCACCTTTTCTGGTGAGAAAGATGCGTGTTTCTAGTGTGTATTTGGAAAATCTGGTTAATTCTGAGGATTTTTCTCTTAGTCACAGATTTTCAGCAATTTTATTACTATGTCTTGTGGGACTTGTTGCAGGCTTTGGATCTATGGATGCAATAATGTGGTTTGAATATAAAAGCTCATGCGTTAAACCCTCAGCTCCAAGCTGGCAGTGCTGTTTTGGCAGGTTCTGTAAACTATTGTGAGTAGTTGCCTAGCTGGAGGATGTAGGTCACTGGGGGTGTACATTGAAGGTTATTCCTAGTCCCTGGTTCTTTCTCTGTACTCCCTGTCTATGAAGGGATGAATAACCCTTCTTCTTTGTGCTCTCACTGCCATGAAGTTCTATGCAAAGGCACAGGATCAAGAAACCTCGGAAACCCTGAACCAAAGtgaatttttcccttttaaagcTATGTCCCATTTAGGAAGCTAAGGGTGGCCTCGACTTCCAACTCCACCAgccccagcctccagagtgctaggaggGCAGGCTTGTACCACCAAATTTAGCTTGCactgagtgtctgtctgtctgtctgtctgtctgtctgtctgtctgtctgtgtgtgagcgtgtgcacGTGCTATAGTAcatatgtagaagtcagaggccaACCTTGGCTGTTAGTCCTCACCTTTTACCTTGTTTTGAGTCAGATTGTCTCAATagagcattggttctcaacctatgggtcatgaccacTTTGGGCGCTGAATGACCCTTTCCCAGGGATCacaaatcagatatttacattataattcataacagtagcaaaattatagttatgaagtagcaacgaaaataattttatggttggggggggtccccaaaacatgaggaactgttaaagggttgcagcattaggaaggttgagaagcactgccttAGAGGCATACTGAGATTAAACATGCACACTACCACATCTGtcatttatgtgggttccagataTCCAATCTGAGATTGTCAagttgtgcagcaagcactttatccactgagccctctTCCTTGCCacagcttactttttttttttttaaagattcatggtctgggtgtggtggtgcacacctttaatcccagcactctggaggcagaccctggtgaatatctgtgagttccaggacagccagcctagtctacagaatgagttccaggacagacagagctacacagggaaaccttgtctccccccccaaaaaaacccaaaaattaaaaataaagattcatttgtattatttttaattatgtatacatgtatgtgtctggGGGGGGCTGTTATATGCATGAGTTCAGGTGCCCACACagaccagaggcatcagatcctcttaGAGCCAGAGTTACTAGCTATTGTAAACTacttaatgtgggtgctgggagctaaactTAGACCTTCTGGGAGAGAAaagctgctgagccatcgctctaccaccccccaacctccatttaagatttatttatttttatctggacaacagtggcacacatctttaatcccagaatttgggaggcagaggcaggtgaatctctgagtttgagactagcctgccctacatagtgagttccaggacagccagggctacacagagaaaccctgttttgagaaaAAAGTAATagtaattttttagatttattttatgtgtgtgagaatcttttgcccacatgtatgtatgcacaccacatgtgtaccaggtacatgtggaggtcagaataggATCCCCAGGATTGGATCCCCAAGAACTGAAATTAGGGATGGTTGTATGCTACCATTTGCTAGAACCCAGGTCCTGTTTAAAGGTCCTCAACAAGTGCTggtaaccatggagccatctctctagccccttaagatttgtttttattactttttgaacACACAAACAAGTTCcacttgtttcttctttatgacTCCCATTTGCTGGCCATTATGTCCATGTTTTCCTTATATACGTGATTATAAAGACCATCCTAAAGCCCAAGTCTAGTCATTGTCTCCTTCTGTCCTGTGTGAGTCAGTTAGAGGGGGTTCTTTTCCTCGTAAGTTTTCACTGCTTTGTTGTAGGTCTAAAATTGCTTAATATGTATATCTTG
This DNA window, taken from Cricetulus griseus strain 17A/GY chromosome 2, alternate assembly CriGri-PICRH-1.0, whole genome shotgun sequence, encodes the following:
- the Chkb gene encoding choline/ethanolamine kinase isoform X2; the encoded protein is MAADRTGVAGGGTVGGCLTKDSLQDAKCPAAVPNRRRASSLSRDAQRRAYQWCREYLGGAWRRARPEELSVCPVSGGLSNLLFRCSLPNHLPSVGEEPREVLLRLYGAILQGVDSLVLESVMFAILAERALGPQLYGVFPEGRLEQYLPSRPLKTQELRDPVLSGAIATKMARFHGMEMPFTKEPHWLFGTMERYLKQIQDLPSTDLPQMNLLEMYNLKDEMGNLRKLLDATPSPVVFCHNDIQEGNILLLSEPKSDDSLMLVDFEYSSYNYRGFDIGNHFCEWVYDYTFEEWPFYKASPTDYPTRGQQLHFIRHYLAEVQKGQILPEEEQKKLEEELLMEVSWYALASHFFWGLWSILQASMSTIEFGYLEYAQSRFQFYFKQKGQLTGFHSSP
- the Chkb gene encoding choline/ethanolamine kinase isoform X1 — its product is MAADRTGVAGGGTVGGCLTKDSLQDAKCPAAVPNRRRASSLSRDAQRRAYQWCREYLGGAWRRARPEELSVCPVRSEVNLGVLKTLPISMLGGLSNLLFRCSLPNHLPSVGEEPREVLLRLYGAILQGVDSLVLESVMFAILAERALGPQLYGVFPEGRLEQYLPSRPLKTQELRDPVLSGAIATKMARFHGMEMPFTKEPHWLFGTMERYLKQIQDLPSTDLPQMNLLEMYNLKDEMGNLRKLLDATPSPVVFCHNDIQEGNILLLSEPKSDDSLMLVDFEYSSYNYRGFDIGNHFCEWVYDYTFEEWPFYKASPTDYPTRGQQLHFIRHYLAEVQKGQILPEEEQKKLEEELLMEVSWYALASHFFWGLWSILQASMSTIEFGYLEYAQSRFQFYFKQKGQLTGFHSSP
- the Chkb gene encoding choline/ethanolamine kinase isoform X3, coding for MAADRTGVAGGGTVGGCLTKDSLQDAKCPAAVPNRRRASSLSRDAQRRAYQWCREYLGGAWRRARPEELSVCPVRSEVNLGVLKTLPISMLGGLSNLLFRCSLPNHLPSVGEEPREVLLRLYGAILQGVDSLVLESVMFAILAERALGPQLYGVFPEGRLEQYLPSRPLKTQELRDPVLSGAIATKMARFHGMEMPFTKEPHWLFGTMERYLKQIQDLPSTDLPQMNLLEMYNLKDEMGNLRKLLDATPSPVVFCHNDIQEGNILLLSEPKSDDSLMLVDFEYSSYNYRGFDIGNHFCEWVYDYTFEEWPFYKASPTDYPTRGQQCPQFLTLIH